One Microbacterium trichothecenolyticum DNA window includes the following coding sequences:
- a CDS encoding YbjQ family protein, with protein sequence MGNSPLARPEPPCHTERMLVTTMNDIPGRQIVEVYGEVTGLTVRARNIGVQFGAGLKSIFGGELQGLTKQLQDSRDEAKQRLIEQAQALGADAVIAMRFDTSEVAQNFQEVVAYGTAVKLG encoded by the coding sequence ATGGGTAATTCCCCCCTCGCGCGGCCCGAACCCCCCTGTCACACTGAGCGCATGCTCGTAACGACCATGAATGACATTCCCGGCCGCCAGATCGTCGAGGTGTACGGCGAGGTGACCGGCCTGACCGTACGCGCACGGAACATCGGCGTGCAGTTCGGCGCCGGCCTCAAGTCGATCTTCGGTGGCGAACTGCAGGGCCTCACCAAGCAGCTGCAAGACAGCCGCGACGAGGCAAAGCAGCGCCTGATCGAACAGGCGCAGGCCCTCGGCGCCGACGCGGTGATCGCCATGCGCTTCGACACGAGCGAGGTGGCGCAGAACTTCCAGGAGGTCGTCGCCTACGGCACCGCGGTGAAGCTCGGCTGA
- a CDS encoding GntR family transcriptional regulator translates to MRASERAYVTLLDEIQTGALPPGTVLAEVEQSTRLGVSRTPLREALRRLASDGLVAQASPRVTVVAGIDVDDIRDLFEVRRALEAEAARLAALRADRRVFTSLAREFTTIDTAEADAYYALIARFDAGVDATVDNPYLAAALRSVRTHLVRVRRMARDNPLRLSASAREHELIARAIGTGDPELAVHATHVHLHNALTTILEALTEDPS, encoded by the coding sequence ATGCGAGCCAGCGAGCGCGCTTACGTGACCCTCCTCGACGAGATCCAGACCGGCGCACTGCCCCCGGGCACCGTGCTCGCCGAAGTCGAGCAGTCCACGCGTCTCGGAGTCAGCCGCACGCCGCTGCGCGAGGCGTTGCGCCGTTTGGCATCCGATGGTCTCGTCGCCCAGGCGTCGCCGCGCGTGACGGTGGTCGCCGGCATCGACGTCGATGACATCCGCGACCTGTTCGAGGTGCGGCGTGCGCTCGAGGCGGAGGCCGCGCGTCTGGCCGCGCTGCGCGCGGACCGGCGCGTGTTCACCTCACTCGCCCGTGAGTTCACCACCATCGACACGGCCGAGGCGGACGCCTACTACGCGCTCATCGCCCGCTTCGACGCCGGGGTCGACGCTACGGTCGACAACCCCTACCTCGCGGCGGCCCTGCGAAGCGTACGCACTCACCTCGTACGGGTGCGACGGATGGCTCGCGACAACCCCCTTCGCCTCTCGGCATCCGCCCGGGAGCATGAACTCATCGCGCGCGCGATCGGCACCGGCGACCCCGAACTCGCCGTCCATGCCACCCACGTGCACCTGCACAACGCCCTCACCACCATCCTCGAAGCCTTGACGGAGGACCCCTCATGA
- a CDS encoding MmgE/PrpD family protein yields MTITHHVRVHRSDENLAREGQLAWSLARVAVDAVAVDDDVVDMIVNRLIDNAAVAAASLTRQPVSAARQQALDHAVSIGGSGATVFGCLLERRTSPEWAAWANGVAVRELDYHDTFLAADYSHPGDNIPPVLAVAQHTGRDGAALVRALATAYEIQIDLVRAISLHKHKIDHVAHLGPAAAAGIGTLLDLDQETIYQAIGQALHTTTATRQSRKGEISTWKAHAPAFAGKMAIEAVDRAMRGETSPSPIYEGEDGVIAWLLDGPDASYDVPLPGEGESKRGILDSYTKEHSAEYQAQAWIDLARRLGTERPDLRDPANVASIVLHTSHHTHYVIGSGANDPQKYDPTASRETLDHSIPYIFAVALQDGAWHHVDSYTPERAGRSDTVELWHKVTTAEDAEWTRRYHSEDPNEKAFGGRVVITLADGSTVEDEIAVADAHPLGARPFAREDYIRKFRTLAEPVLLPEEIERFLELVQRLPELTPAEVMQLSIVAKPGVLALAPAPKGLF; encoded by the coding sequence ATGACGATCACCCACCACGTGCGCGTGCACCGCAGCGACGAGAACCTCGCCCGCGAGGGGCAGCTCGCCTGGTCTCTCGCCCGGGTCGCGGTCGATGCGGTGGCCGTCGACGACGACGTGGTCGACATGATCGTCAACCGCCTGATCGACAACGCCGCCGTCGCCGCGGCCTCGCTCACGCGGCAGCCCGTGAGCGCCGCGCGCCAGCAGGCCCTCGACCACGCCGTGTCGATCGGCGGCTCGGGCGCGACCGTGTTCGGATGCCTTCTCGAACGGCGCACGAGCCCCGAGTGGGCCGCGTGGGCCAACGGTGTGGCCGTGCGCGAACTCGACTACCACGACACCTTCCTCGCCGCCGACTACTCGCACCCGGGCGACAACATCCCGCCGGTGCTCGCCGTCGCTCAGCACACCGGACGTGACGGCGCCGCGCTCGTGCGGGCCCTCGCCACGGCGTACGAGATCCAGATCGACCTCGTGCGTGCGATCAGCCTGCACAAGCACAAGATCGACCACGTCGCCCACCTCGGCCCCGCCGCCGCCGCCGGCATCGGCACCCTGCTCGACCTCGACCAGGAGACGATCTACCAGGCCATCGGCCAGGCCCTTCACACCACCACCGCCACGCGGCAGTCGCGAAAGGGCGAGATCTCGACGTGGAAGGCGCACGCCCCCGCCTTCGCCGGCAAGATGGCGATCGAGGCCGTCGACCGCGCGATGCGCGGCGAGACCAGCCCCTCGCCGATCTACGAGGGCGAGGACGGCGTCATCGCCTGGCTGCTCGACGGTCCCGACGCCTCGTACGACGTGCCGCTCCCCGGCGAGGGCGAGAGCAAGCGCGGCATCCTCGACTCGTACACGAAGGAGCACTCGGCCGAGTATCAAGCGCAGGCCTGGATCGACCTGGCCCGTCGCCTCGGCACGGAACGCCCCGATCTGCGCGACCCGGCGAACGTGGCATCCATCGTCCTGCACACCAGCCACCACACGCACTACGTCATCGGTTCGGGCGCGAACGACCCGCAGAAGTACGACCCCACCGCGTCGCGCGAGACGCTCGACCACTCGATCCCGTACATCTTCGCCGTCGCCCTGCAGGACGGCGCGTGGCACCACGTCGACTCGTACACGCCCGAGCGCGCGGGCCGCTCCGACACCGTCGAGCTGTGGCACAAGGTCACGACGGCCGAGGATGCCGAGTGGACGCGCCGCTACCACTCCGAAGACCCGAACGAGAAGGCGTTCGGCGGCCGCGTCGTCATCACCCTCGCCGACGGCTCGACCGTCGAAGACGAGATCGCCGTCGCCGACGCGCATCCGCTGGGTGCCCGGCCGTTCGCGCGGGAGGACTACATCCGTAAGTTCCGCACCCTCGCCGAGCCCGTGCTGCTGCCCGAGGAGATCGAGCGTTTCCTCGAGCTCGTGCAGCGCCTGCCCGAGCTGACGCCCGCCGAGGTCATGCAGCTGTCGATCGTCGCCAAGCCCGGCGTGCTGGCGCTGGCGCCGGCGCCGAAGGGGTTGTTCTGA
- the prpB gene encoding methylisocitrate lyase produces the protein MLYAQTTAAEKRRALREKLASGELVRMPGAFNPLSARLIERKGFDGVYISGAVIAADLGLPDIGLTTLTEVAGRGQQIARMTELPAIIDADTGFGEPMNVARTIQTLEDAGLAGAHIEDQVNPKRCGHLDGKSVVDADTAIKRIRAAVDGRRDPNFLVIARTDVRAVEGLDAAIERAKALVDAGADAIFPEAMRDLGEFEAMRSALDVPILANMTEFGKSELFSTAQLRDAGVNIVIWPVSLLRLAMGAAGRGLDALASEGHLRHQLGDMQHRADLYDLVDYEGYTRFDADVFDFTVER, from the coding sequence ATGCTGTACGCCCAGACCACCGCGGCCGAGAAGCGCCGCGCGTTGCGCGAGAAGCTGGCATCCGGTGAGCTCGTGCGGATGCCGGGGGCCTTCAATCCGCTGTCGGCCCGGCTCATCGAGCGCAAGGGCTTCGACGGCGTCTACATCTCGGGCGCCGTGATCGCCGCCGACCTGGGCCTGCCCGACATCGGCCTCACGACCCTCACCGAGGTCGCCGGGCGCGGCCAGCAGATCGCGCGCATGACGGAGCTGCCGGCGATCATCGACGCCGACACCGGGTTCGGCGAGCCGATGAACGTGGCCCGCACGATCCAGACGCTGGAGGACGCGGGCCTTGCCGGCGCGCACATCGAAGACCAGGTCAATCCCAAGCGGTGCGGTCACCTCGACGGCAAGAGCGTGGTCGATGCCGACACGGCGATCAAGCGCATCCGCGCCGCCGTCGATGGTCGGCGTGATCCGAACTTCCTCGTCATCGCCCGCACCGACGTGCGCGCGGTCGAGGGATTGGATGCCGCGATCGAGCGCGCGAAGGCTCTGGTCGACGCCGGCGCCGACGCGATCTTCCCCGAGGCGATGCGCGACCTCGGCGAGTTCGAGGCGATGCGTTCCGCTCTCGACGTGCCGATCCTGGCGAACATGACCGAGTTCGGAAAGAGCGAGCTGTTCTCCACCGCGCAGCTGCGCGACGCCGGCGTCAACATCGTCATCTGGCCGGTGTCGCTGCTGCGCCTCGCGATGGGTGCGGCGGGCCGGGGCCTCGACGCCCTGGCATCCGAGGGCCACCTGCGCCACCAGCTCGGCGACATGCAGCACCGCGCCGACCTGTACGACCTGGTCGACTACGAGGGCTACACCCGCTTCGACGCCGACGTGTTCGACTTCACCGTCGAGCGCTGA
- a CDS encoding citrate/2-methylcitrate synthase, producing MTDIKKGLAGVTVDETAVSKVNPETNSLLYRGYPVHELAATQPFEAVAFLLWNGELPDAEQLAALRRTEREHRALPDDVRAAIDLLPTSAHPMDEVRTAVSVIGARETAGISNVMDAVGTPEENLQRSIRLWAQLPAVVAYGQRRRRGQELIAPRDDLDYAANFLWMTFGEEICTPPQAAEHVEATEAASVPAPSTSSGSSASGGVPDPVVVDAFTRSMTLYAEHSFNASTFTARVIASTLSDLFSAVVGAIGALKGPLHGGANEAVLHVFDEIGTAGNVVPWLDAALADKRKIMGFGHRVYKRGDSRVPTMKAALDTLVAHYDRPDVAELYDALESEFVARKGIYPNLDYPSGPAYALMGFDTLTFTPLFVASRVTGWTAHIREQQAANALIRPLSEYVGPDERHIDGYVADAAVRDAQERPEEAAS from the coding sequence ATGACCGACATCAAGAAGGGCCTCGCGGGCGTGACGGTCGACGAGACCGCCGTCAGCAAGGTCAACCCCGAGACCAACAGCCTGCTCTACCGCGGCTACCCCGTGCACGAGCTCGCCGCCACGCAGCCGTTCGAAGCGGTCGCGTTCCTGTTGTGGAACGGGGAGCTTCCGGATGCCGAGCAGCTCGCCGCCCTGCGTCGCACCGAGCGCGAGCACCGGGCGCTGCCCGACGACGTCCGAGCCGCGATCGACCTGCTGCCGACGTCGGCTCACCCGATGGACGAGGTGCGCACCGCCGTCAGCGTCATCGGCGCGCGCGAGACCGCGGGGATCTCGAACGTGATGGATGCCGTGGGCACTCCCGAAGAGAACCTCCAGCGCAGCATTCGTCTCTGGGCGCAGCTGCCCGCCGTGGTCGCGTACGGCCAGCGCCGCCGCCGGGGGCAGGAGCTCATCGCTCCGCGCGACGACCTCGATTACGCCGCGAACTTTCTCTGGATGACGTTCGGCGAAGAGATCTGCACCCCGCCGCAGGCGGCTGAGCACGTCGAAGCCACCGAGGCCGCATCGGTGCCGGCCCCTTCGACGAGCTCAGGGTCCTCGGCATCCGGCGGTGTTCCCGACCCGGTCGTCGTCGACGCCTTCACCCGCTCCATGACCCTGTACGCCGAGCACTCGTTCAACGCCTCCACCTTCACCGCGCGCGTGATCGCGTCGACCCTCAGCGACCTGTTCTCCGCGGTCGTCGGCGCCATCGGCGCGCTCAAGGGTCCGCTTCACGGTGGCGCGAACGAGGCCGTGCTGCACGTGTTCGACGAGATCGGTACCGCAGGCAACGTCGTGCCGTGGCTCGATGCCGCCCTCGCCGACAAGCGCAAGATCATGGGCTTCGGTCACCGCGTGTACAAGCGCGGCGACTCGCGCGTGCCGACGATGAAGGCCGCGCTCGACACCCTCGTGGCCCACTACGATCGCCCCGACGTCGCCGAGCTGTACGACGCGCTCGAGAGCGAGTTCGTCGCGCGCAAGGGCATCTACCCCAACCTCGATTACCCCTCGGGCCCGGCCTACGCGCTGATGGGCTTCGACACCCTCACCTTCACGCCGCTCTTCGTCGCCTCCCGCGTGACGGGCTGGACCGCGCACATCCGCGAGCAGCAGGCCGCGAACGCGCTCATCCGCCCGCTGTCGGAGTACGTCGGCCCCGACGAGCGGCACATCGACGGCTACGTCGCCGACGCGGCCGTGCGCGACGCGCAGGAGCGCCCCGAAGAGGCGGCGAGCTGA
- a CDS encoding thiolase family protein, with translation MGEPRIVIVSGARTPIGSFGGSLSGVDAHELGAVAVEAALTRAGVAKDDVDEVVMGCIAQNGPDAYNARRVALAAGLPTRVPAFTVNRLCGSGLQAIWSAAQELRWGGIDVAVAGGDESMSRTPFLDYGARGNSRLGDRTLLDGTLAILTDPFSGRHMGTTAEVVASRYSVSREEQDAFAVESQRRASTDAARAAFAEEIVPVTTGGKRPVEVSVDEHPRPGTTLEALAGLRPAFERDGSVTAGNSSGINDGAAATVLLREDDVRDRGLTGLATLEAVTTAGVDPEIMGYAPVLALQRLWERTGLSPADVDVIELNEAFAAQAVAVTRDAGLDPEKVNPYGGAIALGHPVGATGATLTVRAALDLRRRDLEYAVVTMCIGGGQALAALLRRY, from the coding sequence ATGGGCGAGCCGCGGATCGTCATCGTCTCGGGTGCCCGCACGCCCATCGGGTCTTTCGGCGGGTCGCTGTCGGGCGTCGACGCGCACGAGCTGGGGGCCGTCGCGGTCGAGGCCGCGCTGACCCGCGCCGGCGTCGCCAAAGACGACGTCGACGAGGTCGTCATGGGCTGTATCGCCCAGAACGGCCCCGATGCTTACAACGCCCGCCGCGTCGCGCTCGCCGCGGGTCTGCCCACACGCGTCCCCGCCTTCACGGTCAACCGGCTCTGCGGCTCGGGACTGCAGGCGATCTGGTCGGCCGCGCAAGAGCTTCGCTGGGGCGGTATCGACGTCGCCGTCGCGGGCGGCGACGAGAGCATGTCGCGCACGCCCTTCCTCGACTACGGCGCCCGCGGCAACAGCCGTCTCGGCGACCGCACGCTGCTCGACGGCACGCTCGCGATCCTCACCGACCCCTTCAGCGGCCGGCACATGGGCACGACGGCCGAGGTCGTGGCATCCCGATACTCCGTCTCGCGCGAGGAGCAGGACGCCTTCGCCGTCGAGAGCCAGCGACGGGCATCGACGGATGCCGCGCGCGCGGCGTTCGCGGAAGAGATCGTGCCCGTGACCACCGGTGGCAAGCGGCCGGTCGAGGTATCCGTCGACGAGCACCCGCGACCGGGCACGACCCTCGAGGCGTTGGCGGGCCTGCGCCCCGCGTTCGAGCGGGACGGGTCGGTCACGGCCGGGAACTCCTCCGGCATCAACGACGGCGCCGCCGCCACCGTGCTGCTGCGCGAAGACGATGTCCGCGATCGCGGCCTGACCGGCCTCGCGACGCTCGAGGCCGTGACGACCGCCGGCGTCGACCCCGAGATCATGGGGTACGCGCCGGTTCTCGCCCTGCAGCGTCTGTGGGAACGCACGGGGCTCAGCCCGGCCGACGTCGACGTGATCGAGCTGAACGAGGCCTTCGCCGCGCAGGCGGTCGCGGTGACCCGCGACGCGGGCCTCGACCCCGAGAAGGTCAACCCGTACGGCGGCGCGATCGCGCTGGGGCATCCCGTCGGGGCGACGGGCGCGACCCTGACCGTGCGCGCGGCCCTCGACCTGCGACGCCGCGACCTCGAGTACGCGGTCGTGACGATGTGCATCGGCGGCGGTCAGGCGCTCGCGGCGCTGCTGCGGCGGTACTGA
- a CDS encoding Type 1 glutamine amidotransferase-like domain-containing protein produces the protein MSIHLLGGGRDVARCGALLEPFVAEARERAEGRTPVFALLLVLEADDEASVARFRGVLEAAGAQEIRVEAIVEGETFTPAAIDADALFVGGGLTPAYQDAFADIAAALRARVRDGMPYAGFSAGSAIAPQRALVGGYLLHGVEVASEDAAEELDELEVRDGLGLVPFAVDVHAAQWGTVSRLIAAVDAGLVAEGVAIDEHAAVIVSSGASTVRGPGHVWDVAAAASGVRVTLRSA, from the coding sequence ATGAGCATCCATCTCCTCGGCGGCGGGCGTGACGTCGCCCGCTGCGGCGCGCTGCTGGAACCGTTCGTCGCGGAAGCCCGCGAGAGGGCGGAGGGCCGCACGCCAGTCTTCGCGCTGCTGCTCGTGCTCGAGGCCGACGACGAGGCCTCGGTCGCGCGTTTCCGCGGTGTCCTCGAGGCTGCGGGCGCGCAGGAGATCCGGGTGGAGGCGATCGTCGAGGGTGAGACTTTCACCCCCGCGGCGATCGACGCCGACGCCCTCTTCGTCGGCGGCGGACTGACCCCGGCGTATCAGGACGCGTTCGCGGACATCGCGGCCGCCCTCCGCGCGCGGGTGCGGGACGGGATGCCGTATGCCGGCTTCTCGGCCGGCTCGGCCATCGCCCCGCAGCGGGCGCTGGTGGGCGGATACCTGTTGCACGGTGTGGAGGTGGCATCCGAGGATGCAGCCGAAGAGCTCGACGAGCTCGAGGTCCGCGACGGGCTCGGCCTCGTTCCCTTCGCGGTCGACGTGCACGCCGCGCAGTGGGGGACGGTCTCGCGCCTCATCGCGGCCGTCGACGCGGGGCTGGTCGCCGAGGGCGTCGCGATCGACGAGCACGCGGCCGTGATCGTCTCGTCGGGTGCCTCCACCGTTCGTGGGCCCGGTCACGTGTGGGACGTCGCCGCCGCGGCATCCGGAGTCCGAGTCACCCTCCGTTCGGCCTGA
- a CDS encoding choice-of-anchor I family protein, with translation MPSPFLRRSVAVTATTAVVCALALSSVTAASAAIVPEPVRDSPADSAVSLRPIGTYETGVFDQSAAEIVHAYKNRLFVVNAQAGAVDVLDNSNPASPAKLYAITATGVANSLAVRADGLGVIAVEDADKTAPGRLVFFDADAAEPTVLGEVTVGALPDMVTISADGTVAVVANEGEPADDFTSDPEGSVGIVALPAGKSAPTQDAVRTAGFAAFEQGGTRTLDPTVRVFGPDVAAPDQGDTPLAANRVSRNLEPEYIAVAGGTAYVTLQEANALAIVDLASAEVTGIRSLGVKDYGVETLDASDRDPKGAPTYNEKTYPGLFGMYMPDGIQAYEADGETYLVTANEGDGRAWGEYTDTARVGDLGAKGLAPVCADSPLAGSLGNADLGRLNIATDRGLNADGTCYSALSTFGGRGFSVWNTAGEQVFDSGAAFERVTHDANPEFFNSNHSASNLEGRSDDKGPEPESLAIGEVDGRTYAFVGLERVGGIVTYDITDPKNATYAGYVNNRDFSVSVEDQLTGDETADRELLSKAGDLGPEGVDFIPADASPTGRPLVAVGNEVSGTTTLFAVENPSVKNIDILTINDFHGRLETGSQGEAGAAVLAGAVKAKEAQNPNKLFVSAGDNIGASTFTSLIQDDSPTIDALKASGLDVSAVGNHEFDRGFADLTDRVLPAYGGGQFGLGANVYKKGTTEPALQEYAVKDVDGVRVAFIGTVTPDTATMVDPAGIAGLEFGDQLEAANRVADEITKNDLADVIVLLTHSGASTSNDCAAVAADQDGFGKLAVNASPEIDAFVSAHTHQTYACDLPVAGTDRTRPVIQASEYGKAMGQLSLAWDERTGSLASISATTFPLAKAFAPDATIAAKVAGYVAQADVIGAKPVGRISADILRGGTPSGSDRGVESSMGNGVADVYLWATSQDPTYAGTQAQIALMNPGGLRADLLDDGVVTFKEAALVQPFANTLVTVTLTGAQLRGILNEQWKATGDRPKLHLGVSDGFSYTYTQDPSNPRVGAVVAMTYQGRTIADGDTFTVVTNSFLANGGDGFTTFAAGTDRTDTGEIDLDATLSYFEATPVVDPAPLGRAVLVSGTTPSENPGQQPSAQPGTDAAQPGARPGQNLATTGAEAPWGIALAGVFLVVAGGLAFVLRRRRAV, from the coding sequence ATGCCTTCGCCCTTCCTCCGCCGTTCCGTCGCGGTGACCGCGACGACGGCCGTCGTGTGCGCGCTCGCCCTGTCGAGCGTGACCGCGGCCTCCGCCGCGATCGTTCCCGAGCCCGTCCGGGACTCCCCCGCCGACAGCGCGGTGAGCCTGCGGCCGATCGGCACGTACGAGACCGGCGTGTTCGACCAGTCGGCCGCCGAGATCGTGCACGCGTACAAGAACCGCCTGTTCGTCGTGAACGCGCAGGCCGGAGCCGTCGACGTGCTCGACAACAGCAACCCCGCGTCCCCCGCGAAGCTGTATGCGATCACCGCGACCGGCGTCGCCAACTCCCTCGCGGTCCGTGCCGACGGTCTCGGCGTCATCGCCGTGGAAGACGCCGACAAGACCGCGCCGGGGCGCCTGGTCTTCTTCGATGCGGATGCCGCCGAGCCGACCGTCCTCGGCGAGGTCACCGTCGGAGCGCTGCCCGACATGGTCACGATCTCCGCCGACGGCACGGTCGCGGTCGTCGCCAACGAGGGCGAGCCGGCCGACGACTTCACGAGCGACCCGGAGGGCTCGGTCGGCATCGTGGCTCTGCCCGCCGGCAAGAGCGCCCCCACCCAGGACGCCGTGCGCACCGCCGGCTTCGCCGCCTTCGAGCAGGGCGGCACGAGGACCCTCGACCCCACTGTCCGTGTCTTCGGCCCCGACGTCGCCGCGCCCGACCAGGGCGACACCCCGCTCGCGGCCAACCGCGTCAGCCGTAACCTCGAGCCCGAGTACATCGCCGTCGCCGGCGGCACGGCCTACGTCACGCTGCAGGAGGCGAACGCCCTCGCCATCGTCGATCTGGCTTCGGCCGAGGTCACCGGCATCCGGTCCCTGGGTGTCAAGGACTACGGCGTCGAGACGCTCGATGCGAGCGACCGTGACCCCAAGGGCGCGCCCACCTACAACGAGAAGACCTACCCGGGGCTGTTCGGCATGTACATGCCCGACGGCATCCAGGCCTACGAGGCGGACGGCGAGACCTACCTCGTCACCGCCAACGAGGGCGACGGTCGCGCCTGGGGCGAGTACACCGACACCGCGCGCGTGGGAGACCTCGGGGCGAAGGGACTCGCGCCGGTGTGCGCCGACAGCCCGCTCGCGGGCTCGCTCGGCAACGCCGACCTCGGCCGCCTCAACATCGCGACCGACAGGGGGCTGAACGCCGACGGCACCTGCTACTCCGCGCTCTCCACCTTCGGCGGCCGCGGCTTCTCGGTGTGGAACACCGCGGGCGAGCAGGTCTTCGACTCGGGCGCCGCTTTCGAACGCGTCACGCACGACGCGAACCCGGAGTTCTTCAACTCGAACCACTCCGCCTCGAACCTCGAGGGCCGCAGCGACGACAAGGGTCCCGAGCCCGAGAGCCTCGCGATCGGTGAGGTCGACGGACGCACGTACGCCTTCGTCGGGCTGGAGCGCGTCGGCGGCATCGTCACGTACGACATCACCGACCCGAAGAACGCCACGTATGCCGGATACGTCAACAACCGCGACTTCTCGGTCTCGGTCGAAGACCAGCTGACCGGTGACGAGACGGCCGACCGCGAACTGCTGTCGAAGGCCGGAGACCTGGGCCCCGAGGGGGTCGACTTCATCCCCGCGGATGCCTCGCCCACCGGCCGCCCGCTCGTTGCCGTCGGCAACGAGGTGTCGGGCACCACGACCCTGTTCGCGGTGGAGAACCCCAGCGTGAAGAACATCGACATCCTCACGATCAACGACTTCCACGGCCGCCTCGAGACGGGCTCGCAGGGCGAGGCCGGAGCCGCCGTGCTCGCCGGGGCCGTCAAGGCCAAGGAGGCGCAGAACCCGAACAAGCTGTTCGTCTCGGCGGGCGACAACATCGGCGCCTCGACGTTCACCTCGCTCATCCAGGACGACTCGCCGACGATCGACGCGCTCAAGGCGTCCGGCCTCGACGTCTCGGCCGTGGGCAACCACGAGTTCGACCGCGGCTTCGCCGACCTCACCGATCGCGTGCTCCCCGCATACGGGGGCGGCCAGTTCGGTCTCGGTGCCAACGTCTACAAGAAAGGCACGACCGAGCCCGCGCTGCAGGAGTACGCGGTGAAGGACGTCGACGGCGTGCGTGTCGCCTTCATCGGCACCGTCACGCCCGACACCGCCACGATGGTCGACCCCGCCGGCATCGCCGGCCTGGAATTCGGCGACCAGCTCGAAGCCGCGAACCGCGTCGCCGACGAGATCACGAAGAACGACCTCGCCGACGTCATCGTGCTGCTGACGCACTCGGGGGCCTCGACCTCGAACGACTGCGCCGCCGTGGCGGCCGACCAGGACGGCTTCGGCAAGCTCGCGGTCAACGCGTCGCCCGAGATCGACGCGTTCGTCTCGGCGCACACGCACCAGACCTACGCGTGCGACCTGCCGGTGGCCGGCACCGACCGCACCCGCCCGGTCATCCAGGCGTCCGAGTACGGCAAGGCCATGGGTCAGCTGTCGCTGGCGTGGGACGAGCGCACCGGCTCCCTGGCATCCATCTCCGCAACCACGTTCCCGCTGGCAAAGGCCTTCGCTCCGGATGCCACGATCGCGGCGAAGGTCGCGGGCTACGTCGCGCAGGCCGACGTCATCGGCGCGAAGCCGGTGGGCCGGATCAGCGCCGACATCCTGCGCGGCGGCACCCCCTCGGGCAGTGACCGCGGCGTGGAGTCGTCGATGGGCAACGGGGTCGCGGACGTCTACCTCTGGGCGACGTCGCAGGACCCGACCTACGCGGGAACGCAGGCGCAGATCGCGCTCATGAACCCGGGCGGCCTCCGAGCGGACCTGCTCGACGACGGGGTCGTCACCTTCAAGGAGGCGGCCCTCGTGCAGCCGTTCGCCAACACCCTCGTGACGGTGACGCTGACGGGCGCGCAGCTGCGCGGCATCCTGAACGAGCAGTGGAAGGCGACGGGCGACCGTCCGAAGCTGCACCTCGGTGTGTCGGACGGCTTCTCGTACACCTACACGCAGGATCCGTCGAACCCGCGCGTGGGTGCGGTCGTGGCGATGACCTACCAGGGCCGAACGATCGCCGACGGCGACACGTTCACGGTCGTGACCAACTCGTTCCTCGCAAACGGCGGCGACGGCTTCACGACCTTCGCGGCGGGCACCGACCGCACCGACACCGGTGAGATCGACCTCGACGCGACGCTGTCGTACTTCGAGGCGACGCCGGTGGTCGACCCGGCACCGCTGGGCCGCGCCGTGCTGGTCTCGGGGACGACGCCGAGCGAGAACCCGGGGCAGCAGCCGAGCGCACAGCCGGGAACGGATGCCGCGCAGCCGGGCGCCCGCCCCGGTCAGAACCTCGCGACCACCGGTGCCGAGGCGCCGTGGGGCATCGCGCTCGCGGGTGTCTTCCTCGTGGTGGCCGGCGGTCTCGCCTTCGTCTTGCGGCGGCGCCGCGCCGTCTGA
- a CDS encoding VIT1/CCC1 transporter family protein: MTTPADSHPDEPHRQGLAQRLNGLRAGVLGANDGIVSTAAVVVGVAGATSDVGPVLVAGLAALVGGAVSMALGEYVSVSSQRDSERALIQKERRELAEDPDAEFSELVGLYEAQGLTRDTATRVATELTASDALKAHLAVELNIDADDVVSPWTTALASAAAFTIGALLPMLTILLAPVEVRVPLTFGAVLVALAVTGYVAAWIGGARRGLSILRTVIGGALALGATYLVGSLFGVAAG, from the coding sequence ATGACGACGCCCGCCGACTCCCATCCCGACGAGCCCCACCGCCAGGGCCTCGCCCAGCGACTGAACGGCCTGCGCGCCGGAGTGCTGGGCGCGAACGACGGCATCGTCTCGACGGCCGCCGTCGTGGTCGGTGTGGCCGGTGCCACGAGCGACGTGGGACCCGTGCTGGTGGCCGGGCTCGCCGCGCTCGTGGGCGGGGCGGTGTCGATGGCGCTCGGCGAGTACGTCTCGGTCTCGAGCCAGCGCGACAGCGAACGGGCGCTGATCCAGAAGGAGCGGCGCGAGCTCGCCGAGGATCCGGATGCCGAGTTCTCGGAGCTCGTGGGTCTGTACGAGGCCCAGGGGCTCACGCGCGACACCGCGACGCGCGTGGCGACCGAGCTCACGGCATCCGATGCCCTCAAAGCCCACCTCGCGGTCGAGCTGAACATCGACGCCGACGACGTGGTGAGCCCGTGGACCACGGCCCTGGCGTCGGCGGCGGCGTTCACGATCGGGGCGCTGCTGCCGATGCTGACGATCTTGCTCGCGCCGGTCGAGGTGCGCGTGCCGCTCACGTTCGGGGCGGTGCTGGTGGCCCTCGCGGTCACCGGCTACGTCGCCGCGTGGATCGGCGGTGCCCGCCGCGGGCTCTCGATCCTGCGCACGGTCATCGGCGGCGCGCTCGCGCTGGGCGCGACGTATCTCGTGGGCTCGCTCTTCGGGGTGGCGGCGGGGTAG